In a genomic window of Urocitellus parryii isolate mUroPar1 chromosome 11, mUroPar1.hap1, whole genome shotgun sequence:
- the Igsf3 gene encoding immunoglobulin superfamily member 3 isoform X3, producing the protein MNLVVIPDSLQTTAVPQTLHKVEQDPLELSCEVATETVQHSHLSVTWLRQKGGEKPVEVISLSRDFILHSSSEYAQRQSLGEVRLDKLGRTTFRLTIFHLQPSDQGEFYCEAAEWIQDPDGSWYAMTRKRSEGAVVNVQPTDKEFTVRLETDKRLHTVGEPVEFRCILEAQNIPDRYFAVSWAFNSSLIASMGPNAVPILNSEFAHREARGQLKVAKESDSVFVLKIYHLRQEDSGKYNCRVTEREKTVTGEFIDKESKRPKNIPIIVLPLKSSISVEVASNASIVLEGEDLHFSCSVRTAGKLQGRFSVIWQLVDRQNRRSNIMWLDRDGTVQPGSSYWERSSFGGIQMEQVQPNSFSLGIFNSRKEDEGQYECHVTEWVRAVDGEWQIVGERRASTLVSITALETGFAVTAISRTPGVTYSDSFDLQCIIKPHYPARVPVSVTWRFQPVGTVEFHDLVTFTRDGGVQWGDRSSSFRTRTAIEKAESSNNVRLSISRASDTEAGKYQCVAELWRRNYNNTWTRLAERTSNLLEIRVLQPVTKLQVSKSKRTLTLVENRPIQLNCSVKSQTSQNSHFAVLWYVHKPSDADGKLILKTTHSSAFEYGTYAEEEGLRARLQFERHVSGGLFSLTVQRAEVSDSGSYYCHVEEWLLSPNYAWYKLAEEVSGRTEVTVKQPDSRLRLSQAHGNLSVLETRQVQLECVVLNRTSVASQLVVEWFVWKPNHPERETVARLSREATFHYGEQAAKNNLQGRLHLESPSPGVYRLFIQNVAVQDSGTYSCRVEEWLPSPSGLWYKRAEDTAGQTAVTVMRPDAALQVDTVVPNATVSEKAAFQLDCSIVSRSSQDSRFAVAWYSLRTKAEGKRGSPGLEELEEKTEEEEEEEEEGEEEDEPTERTVLLRVGPDAVFGPEGSPWEGRLRFQRLSPLLYRLTVLQASPHDTGNYSCHVEEWLPSPQKEWYRLTEEESAPIGIRVLDTSSTLQSLICSNDALFYFVFFYPFPIFGILVITILLVRFKSRNSSKNSEGKNGVPLLWIKEPHLNYSPTCLEPPVLSIHPGAID; encoded by the exons ATGAACCTAGTGG TGATCCCAGACTCCCTGCAGACCACTGCCGTGCCCCAGACCCTGCACAAAGTGGAGCAGGATCCGCTGGAGCTCAGCTGCGAGGTGGCCACAGAGACGGTGCAACACAGCCACCTGTCTGTGACCTGGCTCCGGCAGAAGGGTGGCGAGAAGCCGGTGGAGGTCATTTCCCTGAGCCGGGACTTCATACTGCACTCCAGCAGCGAATACGCCCAGAGGCAGAGCCTGGGGGAGGTGCGGCTGGACAAGCTGGGGAGGACCACCTTCCGCCTCACCATCTTCCACCTGCAGCCTTCTGACCAGGGCGAGTTCTACTGCGAGGCCGCCGAGTGGATCCAGGATCCCGATGGGTCATGGTATGCCATGACCCGGAAGCGCTCCGAGGGAGCCGTGGTCAACGTCCAGCCCACTG ACAAAGAGTTCACCGTTCGGCTGGAAACGGACAAGCGGCTGCACACGGTGGGTGAGCCCGTGGAGTTCCGGTGCATCCTGGAGGCCCAGAACATTCCCGACCGTTACTTTGCTGTCTCCTGGGCCTTCAACAGCTCCCTCATCGCCAGCATGGGGCCCAACGCCGTGCCCATCCTCAACAGTGAATTTGCCCACCGGGAAGCCAGGGGACAGCTTAAAGTGGCCAAAGAGAGTGACAGTGTCTTTGTGCTGAAGATCTACCACCTCCGCCAGGAAGACAGCGGGAAATACAACTGTCGTGTGACCGAGCGGGAGAAGACGGTCACTGGGGAATTCATTGACAAGGAGAGCAAGCGTCCCAAGAACATTCCCATCATAGTCCTCCCCCTCA AGAGCAGCATCTCCGTGGAGGTGGCCAGCAACGCCAGCATCGTCCTTGAGGGCGAGGACCTGCACTTCTCCTGCAGTGTCCGCACAGCCGGCAAGCTGCAGGGCCGCTTCTCTGTCATCTGGCAGCTCGTGGACAGGCAGAACCGCCGCAGCAACATCATGTGGCTGGACCGCGATGGCACCGTGCAGCCAGGCTCGTCCTACTGGGAGCGCAGCAGCTTTGGGGGCATCCAGATGGAGCAGGTGCAGCCCAACTCCTTCAGCCTGGGCATCTTCAACAGCAGGAAGGAGGACGAGGGCCAGTATGAGTGCCACGTGACCGAATGGGTGCGGGCGGTGGACGGCGAGTGGCAGATCGTGGGGGAGCGCCGAGCCAGCACTCTGGTCTCCATCACTGCTCTCG AAACGGGCTTTGCGGTCACAGCCATCTCCCGGACGCCAGGGGTGACCTACAGCGACTCCTTTGACTTGCAGTGCATCATCAAACCCCACTACCCTGCCCGGGTCCCCGTGTCAGTGACGTGGCGGTTCCAGCCCGTGGGCACTGTTGAGTTCCATGACCTGGTGACCTTCACGCGGGATGGAGGGGTCCAGTGGGGGGACAGGTCCTCCAGCTTCCGAACCCGGACCGCCATCGAGAAGGCCGAGTCCAGCAACAACGTCCGCCTGAGCATCAGCCGGGCCAGTGACACAGAGGCGGGCAAGTACCAGTGCGTGGCTGAACTGTGGAGGAGGAACTACAACAACACGTGGACGCGGCTGGCGGAGAGGACCTCCAACCTGCTGGAGATCCGCGTGCTGCAGCCAG TGACAAAGCTGCAGGTGAGCAAATCCAAGAGAACCCTCACCCTGGTGGAGAACAGGCCCATTCAGCTGAACTGCTCCGTCAAGTCTCAGACCAGCCAGAACTCGCACTTCGCCGTGCTCTGGTACGTCCACAAGCCCTCGGACGCCGACGGCAAGCTCATCCTCAAGACCACCCACAGCTCCGCCTTCGAGTACGGCACCTATGCCGAGGAGGAGGGCCTGCGAGCCCGGCTGCAGTTCGAGAGGCATGTGTCTGGGGGCCTGTTCAGCCTCACTGTCCAGAGAGCGGAGGTCAGCGACAGCGGCAGCTACTATTGCCACGTCGAGGAGTGGCTGCTGAGCCCCAACTACGCCTGGTACAAGCTGGCCGAGGAGGTGTCGGGACGCACAGAAGTCACCGTGAAGCAGCCAG ACAGCCGCCTGAGGCTCAGCCAAGCCCACGGGAATCTGTCAGTTCTGGAGACCAGGCAGGTGCAGCTGGAGTGCGTCGTCCTGAACCGCACCAGCGTGGCCTCGCAGCTGGTGGTGGAGTGGTTTGTGTGGAAGCCCAATCACCCGGAGCGGGAGACCGTGGCCCGCCTGAGCCGAGAGGCCACCTTCCACTACGGAGAGCAGGCAGCCAAAAACAACCTGCAGGGGCGGCTGCACCTGGAGAGCCCCTCCCCTGGCGTGTACCGACTCTTCATCCAGAACGTGGCGGTGCAGGACAGCGGGACCTACAGCTGCCGCGTGGAGGAGTGGCTGCCCAGCCCCAGCGGCCTGTGGTACAAGAGGGCCGAGGACACTGCCGGACAGACTGCAGTTACGGTCATGAGACCAG ATGCCGCCCTGCAGGTGGACACAGTGGTCCCCAACGCCACGGTGTCCGAGAAGGCGGCTTTTCAGCTGGACTGTAGCATCGTGTCTCGCTCGAGCCAGGACTCCCGCTTTGCTGTGGCCTGGTATTCCCTGAGGACTAAAGCTGAAGGGAAAAGGGGCAGCCCTGGTCTGGAAGAactagaagagaaaacagaggaggaggaggaagaggaggaggaaggggaagaggaggacgAACCCACAGAACGCACTGTGCTGCTGCGGGTGGGCCCCGATGCTGTCTTTGGCCCAGAGGGCAGCCCTTGGGAGGGCCGGCTTCGCTTCCAGAGGCTCTCGCCCCTGCTTTACCGGCTCACGGTGCTGCAGGCCAGCCCCCACGACACGGGCAACTACTCCTGTCACGTGGAGGAGTGGCTGCCCAGCCCTCAGAAGGAGTGGTACCGGCTGACGGAGGAGGAGTCCGCCCCCATTGGCATTCGCGTGCTCGACACCA GTTCCACCCTCCAGTCACTCATCTGCTCCAACGACGCGCTCTTCTACTTCGTCTTCTTCTACCCTTTCCCCATCTTTGGCATCCTGGTCATCACCATCCTGCTGGTACGCTTCAAAAGCCGGAACTCCAGCAAGAACTCGGAGGGGAAGAACGGGGTGCCTCTGTTGTGGATCAAAGAGCCACACCTCAACTACTCCCCCACCTGCCTGGAGCCCCCTGTGCTGAGCATCCACCCAGGAGCCATAGACTAA
- the Igsf3 gene encoding immunoglobulin superfamily member 3 isoform X1 produces MNLVVIPDSLQTTAVPQTLHKVEQDPLELSCEVATETVQHSHLSVTWLRQKGGEKPVEVISLSRDFILHSSSEYAQRQSLGEVRLDKLGRTTFRLTIFHLQPSDQGEFYCEAAEWIQDPDGSWYAMTRKRSEGAVVNVQPTDKEFTVRLETDKRLHTVGEPVEFRCILEAQNIPDRYFAVSWAFNSSLIASMGPNAVPILNSEFAHREARGQLKVAKESDSVFVLKIYHLRQEDSGKYNCRVTEREKTVTGEFIDKESKRPKNIPIIVLPLTDNWVVKVPQHHQILPQGHLESSISVEVASNASIVLEGEDLHFSCSVRTAGKLQGRFSVIWQLVDRQNRRSNIMWLDRDGTVQPGSSYWERSSFGGIQMEQVQPNSFSLGIFNSRKEDEGQYECHVTEWVRAVDGEWQIVGERRASTLVSITALETGFAVTAISRTPGVTYSDSFDLQCIIKPHYPARVPVSVTWRFQPVGTVEFHDLVTFTRDGGVQWGDRSSSFRTRTAIEKAESSNNVRLSISRASDTEAGKYQCVAELWRRNYNNTWTRLAERTSNLLEIRVLQPVTKLQVSKSKRTLTLVENRPIQLNCSVKSQTSQNSHFAVLWYVHKPSDADGKLILKTTHSSAFEYGTYAEEEGLRARLQFERHVSGGLFSLTVQRAEVSDSGSYYCHVEEWLLSPNYAWYKLAEEVSGRTEVTVKQPDSRLRLSQAHGNLSVLETRQVQLECVVLNRTSVASQLVVEWFVWKPNHPERETVARLSREATFHYGEQAAKNNLQGRLHLESPSPGVYRLFIQNVAVQDSGTYSCRVEEWLPSPSGLWYKRAEDTAGQTAVTVMRPDAALQVDTVVPNATVSEKAAFQLDCSIVSRSSQDSRFAVAWYSLRTKAEGKRGSPGLEELEEKTEEEEEEEEEGEEEDEPTERTVLLRVGPDAVFGPEGSPWEGRLRFQRLSPLLYRLTVLQASPHDTGNYSCHVEEWLPSPQKEWYRLTEEESAPIGIRVLDTSSTLQSLICSNDALFYFVFFYPFPIFGILVITILLVRFKSRNSSKNSEGKNGVPLLWIKEPHLNYSPTCLEPPVLSIHPGAID; encoded by the exons ATGAACCTAGTGG TGATCCCAGACTCCCTGCAGACCACTGCCGTGCCCCAGACCCTGCACAAAGTGGAGCAGGATCCGCTGGAGCTCAGCTGCGAGGTGGCCACAGAGACGGTGCAACACAGCCACCTGTCTGTGACCTGGCTCCGGCAGAAGGGTGGCGAGAAGCCGGTGGAGGTCATTTCCCTGAGCCGGGACTTCATACTGCACTCCAGCAGCGAATACGCCCAGAGGCAGAGCCTGGGGGAGGTGCGGCTGGACAAGCTGGGGAGGACCACCTTCCGCCTCACCATCTTCCACCTGCAGCCTTCTGACCAGGGCGAGTTCTACTGCGAGGCCGCCGAGTGGATCCAGGATCCCGATGGGTCATGGTATGCCATGACCCGGAAGCGCTCCGAGGGAGCCGTGGTCAACGTCCAGCCCACTG ACAAAGAGTTCACCGTTCGGCTGGAAACGGACAAGCGGCTGCACACGGTGGGTGAGCCCGTGGAGTTCCGGTGCATCCTGGAGGCCCAGAACATTCCCGACCGTTACTTTGCTGTCTCCTGGGCCTTCAACAGCTCCCTCATCGCCAGCATGGGGCCCAACGCCGTGCCCATCCTCAACAGTGAATTTGCCCACCGGGAAGCCAGGGGACAGCTTAAAGTGGCCAAAGAGAGTGACAGTGTCTTTGTGCTGAAGATCTACCACCTCCGCCAGGAAGACAGCGGGAAATACAACTGTCGTGTGACCGAGCGGGAGAAGACGGTCACTGGGGAATTCATTGACAAGGAGAGCAAGCGTCCCAAGAACATTCCCATCATAGTCCTCCCCCTCA CAGATAACTGGGTAGTTAAAgtcccccagcaccaccagatCCTGCCCCAAGGCCACTTGG AGAGCAGCATCTCCGTGGAGGTGGCCAGCAACGCCAGCATCGTCCTTGAGGGCGAGGACCTGCACTTCTCCTGCAGTGTCCGCACAGCCGGCAAGCTGCAGGGCCGCTTCTCTGTCATCTGGCAGCTCGTGGACAGGCAGAACCGCCGCAGCAACATCATGTGGCTGGACCGCGATGGCACCGTGCAGCCAGGCTCGTCCTACTGGGAGCGCAGCAGCTTTGGGGGCATCCAGATGGAGCAGGTGCAGCCCAACTCCTTCAGCCTGGGCATCTTCAACAGCAGGAAGGAGGACGAGGGCCAGTATGAGTGCCACGTGACCGAATGGGTGCGGGCGGTGGACGGCGAGTGGCAGATCGTGGGGGAGCGCCGAGCCAGCACTCTGGTCTCCATCACTGCTCTCG AAACGGGCTTTGCGGTCACAGCCATCTCCCGGACGCCAGGGGTGACCTACAGCGACTCCTTTGACTTGCAGTGCATCATCAAACCCCACTACCCTGCCCGGGTCCCCGTGTCAGTGACGTGGCGGTTCCAGCCCGTGGGCACTGTTGAGTTCCATGACCTGGTGACCTTCACGCGGGATGGAGGGGTCCAGTGGGGGGACAGGTCCTCCAGCTTCCGAACCCGGACCGCCATCGAGAAGGCCGAGTCCAGCAACAACGTCCGCCTGAGCATCAGCCGGGCCAGTGACACAGAGGCGGGCAAGTACCAGTGCGTGGCTGAACTGTGGAGGAGGAACTACAACAACACGTGGACGCGGCTGGCGGAGAGGACCTCCAACCTGCTGGAGATCCGCGTGCTGCAGCCAG TGACAAAGCTGCAGGTGAGCAAATCCAAGAGAACCCTCACCCTGGTGGAGAACAGGCCCATTCAGCTGAACTGCTCCGTCAAGTCTCAGACCAGCCAGAACTCGCACTTCGCCGTGCTCTGGTACGTCCACAAGCCCTCGGACGCCGACGGCAAGCTCATCCTCAAGACCACCCACAGCTCCGCCTTCGAGTACGGCACCTATGCCGAGGAGGAGGGCCTGCGAGCCCGGCTGCAGTTCGAGAGGCATGTGTCTGGGGGCCTGTTCAGCCTCACTGTCCAGAGAGCGGAGGTCAGCGACAGCGGCAGCTACTATTGCCACGTCGAGGAGTGGCTGCTGAGCCCCAACTACGCCTGGTACAAGCTGGCCGAGGAGGTGTCGGGACGCACAGAAGTCACCGTGAAGCAGCCAG ACAGCCGCCTGAGGCTCAGCCAAGCCCACGGGAATCTGTCAGTTCTGGAGACCAGGCAGGTGCAGCTGGAGTGCGTCGTCCTGAACCGCACCAGCGTGGCCTCGCAGCTGGTGGTGGAGTGGTTTGTGTGGAAGCCCAATCACCCGGAGCGGGAGACCGTGGCCCGCCTGAGCCGAGAGGCCACCTTCCACTACGGAGAGCAGGCAGCCAAAAACAACCTGCAGGGGCGGCTGCACCTGGAGAGCCCCTCCCCTGGCGTGTACCGACTCTTCATCCAGAACGTGGCGGTGCAGGACAGCGGGACCTACAGCTGCCGCGTGGAGGAGTGGCTGCCCAGCCCCAGCGGCCTGTGGTACAAGAGGGCCGAGGACACTGCCGGACAGACTGCAGTTACGGTCATGAGACCAG ATGCCGCCCTGCAGGTGGACACAGTGGTCCCCAACGCCACGGTGTCCGAGAAGGCGGCTTTTCAGCTGGACTGTAGCATCGTGTCTCGCTCGAGCCAGGACTCCCGCTTTGCTGTGGCCTGGTATTCCCTGAGGACTAAAGCTGAAGGGAAAAGGGGCAGCCCTGGTCTGGAAGAactagaagagaaaacagaggaggaggaggaagaggaggaggaaggggaagaggaggacgAACCCACAGAACGCACTGTGCTGCTGCGGGTGGGCCCCGATGCTGTCTTTGGCCCAGAGGGCAGCCCTTGGGAGGGCCGGCTTCGCTTCCAGAGGCTCTCGCCCCTGCTTTACCGGCTCACGGTGCTGCAGGCCAGCCCCCACGACACGGGCAACTACTCCTGTCACGTGGAGGAGTGGCTGCCCAGCCCTCAGAAGGAGTGGTACCGGCTGACGGAGGAGGAGTCCGCCCCCATTGGCATTCGCGTGCTCGACACCA GTTCCACCCTCCAGTCACTCATCTGCTCCAACGACGCGCTCTTCTACTTCGTCTTCTTCTACCCTTTCCCCATCTTTGGCATCCTGGTCATCACCATCCTGCTGGTACGCTTCAAAAGCCGGAACTCCAGCAAGAACTCGGAGGGGAAGAACGGGGTGCCTCTGTTGTGGATCAAAGAGCCACACCTCAACTACTCCCCCACCTGCCTGGAGCCCCCTGTGCTGAGCATCCACCCAGGAGCCATAGACTAA
- the Igsf3 gene encoding immunoglobulin superfamily member 3 isoform X2 yields the protein MNLVVIPDSLQTTAVPQTLHKVEQDPLELSCEVATETVQHSHLSVTWLRQKGGEKPVEVISLSRDFILHSSSEYAQRQSLGEVRLDKLGRTTFRLTIFHLQPSDQGEFYCEAAEWIQDPDGSWYAMTRKRSEGAVVNVQPTDKEFTVRLETDKRLHTVGEPVEFRCILEAQNIPDRYFAVSWAFNSSLIASMGPNAVPILNSEFAHREARGQLKVAKESDSVFVLKIYHLRQEDSGKYNCRVTEREKTVTGEFIDKESKRPKNIPIIVLPLNNWVVKVPQHHQILPQGHLESSISVEVASNASIVLEGEDLHFSCSVRTAGKLQGRFSVIWQLVDRQNRRSNIMWLDRDGTVQPGSSYWERSSFGGIQMEQVQPNSFSLGIFNSRKEDEGQYECHVTEWVRAVDGEWQIVGERRASTLVSITALETGFAVTAISRTPGVTYSDSFDLQCIIKPHYPARVPVSVTWRFQPVGTVEFHDLVTFTRDGGVQWGDRSSSFRTRTAIEKAESSNNVRLSISRASDTEAGKYQCVAELWRRNYNNTWTRLAERTSNLLEIRVLQPVTKLQVSKSKRTLTLVENRPIQLNCSVKSQTSQNSHFAVLWYVHKPSDADGKLILKTTHSSAFEYGTYAEEEGLRARLQFERHVSGGLFSLTVQRAEVSDSGSYYCHVEEWLLSPNYAWYKLAEEVSGRTEVTVKQPDSRLRLSQAHGNLSVLETRQVQLECVVLNRTSVASQLVVEWFVWKPNHPERETVARLSREATFHYGEQAAKNNLQGRLHLESPSPGVYRLFIQNVAVQDSGTYSCRVEEWLPSPSGLWYKRAEDTAGQTAVTVMRPDAALQVDTVVPNATVSEKAAFQLDCSIVSRSSQDSRFAVAWYSLRTKAEGKRGSPGLEELEEKTEEEEEEEEEGEEEDEPTERTVLLRVGPDAVFGPEGSPWEGRLRFQRLSPLLYRLTVLQASPHDTGNYSCHVEEWLPSPQKEWYRLTEEESAPIGIRVLDTSSTLQSLICSNDALFYFVFFYPFPIFGILVITILLVRFKSRNSSKNSEGKNGVPLLWIKEPHLNYSPTCLEPPVLSIHPGAID from the exons ATGAACCTAGTGG TGATCCCAGACTCCCTGCAGACCACTGCCGTGCCCCAGACCCTGCACAAAGTGGAGCAGGATCCGCTGGAGCTCAGCTGCGAGGTGGCCACAGAGACGGTGCAACACAGCCACCTGTCTGTGACCTGGCTCCGGCAGAAGGGTGGCGAGAAGCCGGTGGAGGTCATTTCCCTGAGCCGGGACTTCATACTGCACTCCAGCAGCGAATACGCCCAGAGGCAGAGCCTGGGGGAGGTGCGGCTGGACAAGCTGGGGAGGACCACCTTCCGCCTCACCATCTTCCACCTGCAGCCTTCTGACCAGGGCGAGTTCTACTGCGAGGCCGCCGAGTGGATCCAGGATCCCGATGGGTCATGGTATGCCATGACCCGGAAGCGCTCCGAGGGAGCCGTGGTCAACGTCCAGCCCACTG ACAAAGAGTTCACCGTTCGGCTGGAAACGGACAAGCGGCTGCACACGGTGGGTGAGCCCGTGGAGTTCCGGTGCATCCTGGAGGCCCAGAACATTCCCGACCGTTACTTTGCTGTCTCCTGGGCCTTCAACAGCTCCCTCATCGCCAGCATGGGGCCCAACGCCGTGCCCATCCTCAACAGTGAATTTGCCCACCGGGAAGCCAGGGGACAGCTTAAAGTGGCCAAAGAGAGTGACAGTGTCTTTGTGCTGAAGATCTACCACCTCCGCCAGGAAGACAGCGGGAAATACAACTGTCGTGTGACCGAGCGGGAGAAGACGGTCACTGGGGAATTCATTGACAAGGAGAGCAAGCGTCCCAAGAACATTCCCATCATAGTCCTCCCCCTCA ATAACTGGGTAGTTAAAgtcccccagcaccaccagatCCTGCCCCAAGGCCACTTGG AGAGCAGCATCTCCGTGGAGGTGGCCAGCAACGCCAGCATCGTCCTTGAGGGCGAGGACCTGCACTTCTCCTGCAGTGTCCGCACAGCCGGCAAGCTGCAGGGCCGCTTCTCTGTCATCTGGCAGCTCGTGGACAGGCAGAACCGCCGCAGCAACATCATGTGGCTGGACCGCGATGGCACCGTGCAGCCAGGCTCGTCCTACTGGGAGCGCAGCAGCTTTGGGGGCATCCAGATGGAGCAGGTGCAGCCCAACTCCTTCAGCCTGGGCATCTTCAACAGCAGGAAGGAGGACGAGGGCCAGTATGAGTGCCACGTGACCGAATGGGTGCGGGCGGTGGACGGCGAGTGGCAGATCGTGGGGGAGCGCCGAGCCAGCACTCTGGTCTCCATCACTGCTCTCG AAACGGGCTTTGCGGTCACAGCCATCTCCCGGACGCCAGGGGTGACCTACAGCGACTCCTTTGACTTGCAGTGCATCATCAAACCCCACTACCCTGCCCGGGTCCCCGTGTCAGTGACGTGGCGGTTCCAGCCCGTGGGCACTGTTGAGTTCCATGACCTGGTGACCTTCACGCGGGATGGAGGGGTCCAGTGGGGGGACAGGTCCTCCAGCTTCCGAACCCGGACCGCCATCGAGAAGGCCGAGTCCAGCAACAACGTCCGCCTGAGCATCAGCCGGGCCAGTGACACAGAGGCGGGCAAGTACCAGTGCGTGGCTGAACTGTGGAGGAGGAACTACAACAACACGTGGACGCGGCTGGCGGAGAGGACCTCCAACCTGCTGGAGATCCGCGTGCTGCAGCCAG TGACAAAGCTGCAGGTGAGCAAATCCAAGAGAACCCTCACCCTGGTGGAGAACAGGCCCATTCAGCTGAACTGCTCCGTCAAGTCTCAGACCAGCCAGAACTCGCACTTCGCCGTGCTCTGGTACGTCCACAAGCCCTCGGACGCCGACGGCAAGCTCATCCTCAAGACCACCCACAGCTCCGCCTTCGAGTACGGCACCTATGCCGAGGAGGAGGGCCTGCGAGCCCGGCTGCAGTTCGAGAGGCATGTGTCTGGGGGCCTGTTCAGCCTCACTGTCCAGAGAGCGGAGGTCAGCGACAGCGGCAGCTACTATTGCCACGTCGAGGAGTGGCTGCTGAGCCCCAACTACGCCTGGTACAAGCTGGCCGAGGAGGTGTCGGGACGCACAGAAGTCACCGTGAAGCAGCCAG ACAGCCGCCTGAGGCTCAGCCAAGCCCACGGGAATCTGTCAGTTCTGGAGACCAGGCAGGTGCAGCTGGAGTGCGTCGTCCTGAACCGCACCAGCGTGGCCTCGCAGCTGGTGGTGGAGTGGTTTGTGTGGAAGCCCAATCACCCGGAGCGGGAGACCGTGGCCCGCCTGAGCCGAGAGGCCACCTTCCACTACGGAGAGCAGGCAGCCAAAAACAACCTGCAGGGGCGGCTGCACCTGGAGAGCCCCTCCCCTGGCGTGTACCGACTCTTCATCCAGAACGTGGCGGTGCAGGACAGCGGGACCTACAGCTGCCGCGTGGAGGAGTGGCTGCCCAGCCCCAGCGGCCTGTGGTACAAGAGGGCCGAGGACACTGCCGGACAGACTGCAGTTACGGTCATGAGACCAG ATGCCGCCCTGCAGGTGGACACAGTGGTCCCCAACGCCACGGTGTCCGAGAAGGCGGCTTTTCAGCTGGACTGTAGCATCGTGTCTCGCTCGAGCCAGGACTCCCGCTTTGCTGTGGCCTGGTATTCCCTGAGGACTAAAGCTGAAGGGAAAAGGGGCAGCCCTGGTCTGGAAGAactagaagagaaaacagaggaggaggaggaagaggaggaggaaggggaagaggaggacgAACCCACAGAACGCACTGTGCTGCTGCGGGTGGGCCCCGATGCTGTCTTTGGCCCAGAGGGCAGCCCTTGGGAGGGCCGGCTTCGCTTCCAGAGGCTCTCGCCCCTGCTTTACCGGCTCACGGTGCTGCAGGCCAGCCCCCACGACACGGGCAACTACTCCTGTCACGTGGAGGAGTGGCTGCCCAGCCCTCAGAAGGAGTGGTACCGGCTGACGGAGGAGGAGTCCGCCCCCATTGGCATTCGCGTGCTCGACACCA GTTCCACCCTCCAGTCACTCATCTGCTCCAACGACGCGCTCTTCTACTTCGTCTTCTTCTACCCTTTCCCCATCTTTGGCATCCTGGTCATCACCATCCTGCTGGTACGCTTCAAAAGCCGGAACTCCAGCAAGAACTCGGAGGGGAAGAACGGGGTGCCTCTGTTGTGGATCAAAGAGCCACACCTCAACTACTCCCCCACCTGCCTGGAGCCCCCTGTGCTGAGCATCCACCCAGGAGCCATAGACTAA